In Sphaeramia orbicularis chromosome 3, fSphaOr1.1, whole genome shotgun sequence, a genomic segment contains:
- the LOC115412380 gene encoding BTB/POZ domain-containing protein 1-like isoform X2, protein MATGGGGGVGGGLASNHDGQEPASNSGQSGAAAAGLSGAPAPAPAPSASPPVLGLHREPMYNWQATKSSLKERFAFLFNNELLSDVRFIVGKGRQAQRIPAHKFVLAAGSAVFDAMFNGGMATTSAEIELPDVEPAAFLALLRFLYSDEVHIGPETVMTTLYTAKKYAVPALEGHCVEFLTKHLRADNAFMLLTQARLFDEPQLASLCLDTIDKSTADAINAEGFTDIDLDTLCAVLERDTLSIRENRLFGAVVRWAEAECYRQQLPPTSENKQKVLGKALPLIRFPLMTVEEFAAVNPKPRVDYIDRPRCCLRGEECSINRFQQVESRWGYSGTSDRIRFNVNRRISIVGFGLYGSIHGPTDYQVNIQIIESDKRVTLGQNDTGFSCDGTANTFRVMFKEPVEILPNVSYTACATLKGPDSHYGTKGLKKVTQESATGTKTTFFFFSSPGNNNGTSVEDGQIPEIIYYT, encoded by the exons ATGGCGACCGGGGGCGGTGGCGGCGTCGGCGGCGGCTTGGCGTCAAATCATGACGGTCAAGAACCAGCATCCAACTCGGGTCAGTCCGGAGCCGCAGCCGCCGGGCTCTCCGGTGCACCGGCCCCGGCTCCTGCCCCGTCCGCCTCCCCGCCTGTCCTCGGCCTTCACCGGGAGCCCATGTACAACTGGCAGGCAACAAAGAGCTCCCTGAAGGAGCGCTTCGCCTTCCTCTTCAACAACGAACTGCTCAGCGACGTCCGGTTCATCGTGGGGAAAGGCAGGCAGGCCCAGAGGATACCGGCTCATAAATTCGTGCTGGCCGCCGGCAGTGCTGTTTTTGATGCCATGTTCAACGGCGGGATGGCGACGACCTCCGCTGAGATAGAGCTGCCTGATGTGGAACCGGCAGCTTTTCTAGCCCTGCTCAG GTTCCTTTACTCTGACGAGGTCCATATTGGTCCAGAAACTGTGATGACAACTCTGTACACGGCTAAGAAGTACGCCGTTCCAGCTCTAGAGGGTCACTGTGTGGAATTCCTCACCAAGCACCTCAGAGCTGACAATGCTTTCATGCTCCTCACTCAG GCCAGATTATTCGATGAGCCTCAGCTTGCCAGTCTCTGCCTGGACACGATAGACAAAAGCACTGCAGATGCAATAAACGCCGAGGGCTTCACAGACATTGACCTTG ACACTTTATGTGCAGTGTTGGAAAGAGACACGCTGAGCATCAGGGAGAACCGTCTGTTTGGGGCAGTGGTGCGCTGGGCGGAGGCAGAGTGTTACCGACAACAGCTTCCCCCCACCTCAGAGAACAAACAGAAGGTTCTGGGAAAAGCCCTCCCACTCATACGCTTCCCACTCATGACTGTTGAGGAGTTCGCTGCAG TAAACCCCAAACCTCGGGTCGACTACATTGACAGGCCCCGCTGCTGCCTCAGGGGGGAGGAATGCAGCATTAATAGATTCCAGCAGGTTGAGAGTCGGTGGGGGTACAGCGGTACCAGCGACAGAATCAG GTTCAATGTAAACAGAAGAATATCTATAGTGGGTTTTGGCTTGTACGGTTCAATACATGGACCCACAGATTATCAGGTCAACATACAG ATCATCGAGAGCGACAAGCGCGTCACCCTCGGTCAGAACGACACAGGTTTCAGTTGTGACGGCACAGCGAATACTTTCAGAGTGATGTTCAAAGAGCCTGTGGAGATCCTCCCTAATGTCAGCTACACTGCATGTGCCACTTTAAAG GGCCCAGACTCCCATTACGGCACCAAAGGGTTGAAGAAAGTAACCCAGGAATCAGCAACAGGGACCAAGACCACCTTTTTCTTCTTTAGTTCACCTGGAAATAACAATGGTACATCAGTGGAGGATGGACAGATACCAGAGATCATTTACTACACTTAG
- the LOC115437175 gene encoding transmembrane 6 superfamily member 1, translated as MSASAGTGVFMLSLMSIPICYLFNSLIYNNSAEAFVFAGCTTVITLTISVRFMLKKKAPADPLFYVYAVFAFLSVVNLIIGLEQDNIIDGFVTFYLRQADPHINTAHGHMISYWDGCVHYLMYLLVIAAITWEDSYRAIGLYWVGSFLMCAIVYILGNAVGKYGTHVGPFYLLHLLYVTVSVWACFRIFSQPSTQELTSIQKTNRRSLLQRPLDLLFVIYLIPAFAFCVFRGLIALDCSSEWCQDYTQQYEPYLKDPSAYPKVQMLANMLYSGPYYIITLYGLLVPGCEWMPDLALVHSGALAQAQFSHIGASLHTRTPFSYRVPADSQTVFLLVNVLYALVPQFLCYRCSTRPAFFLSRSTANKKSE; from the exons ATGAGCGCGTCTGCAGGGACGGGTGTGTTTATGCTCTCCTTGATGTCCATCCCcatctgttatttatttaattcacttatttaCAACAATAG TGCTGAAGCTTTCGTCTTCGCTGGGTGTACCACAGTTATCACCCTAACCATCTCAGTCCGGTTTATGCTCAAGAAGAAGGCTCCAGCAGACCCTCTTTTCTATG tgtacgCAGTGTTTGCATTCCTCAGCGTTGTCAATCTGATCATCGGGCTGGAGCAGGATAACATCATTGATGGATTTGTGACCTTTTACCTCAGACAG GCAGATCCACATATCAATACAGCACATGGGCACATGATCTCCTATTGGGATGGCTGTGTGCATTATCTCATGTATCTACTTGTGATTGCTGCAATAACATGGGA GGACAGTTACAGAGCCATAGGTCTCTACTGGGTTGGATCCTTTCTCATGTGTGCCATAGTCTACATTCTTGGGAATGCTGTGG GAAAATATGGGACTCACGTTGGCCCTTTTTACCTCCTGCATTTGCTATATGTCACAGTATCTGTCTGGGCCTGCTTCCGCATCTTCAGCCAGCCTTCCACACAGGAGCTGACA AGCATCCAGAAGACTAACAGGAGGAGCTTGCTTCAAAGACCACTAGACTTACTCTTTGTTATCTACCTCATTCCTGCTTTTGCTTTCTGTGTCTTCAGAGGCCTG ATTGCCCTGGATTGTTCCAGCGAATGGTGTCAGGACTACACACAACAGTATGAACCTTACCTCAAAGATCCTTCAGCTTATCCAAAAGTACAG aTGTTAGCAAACATGCTGTACTCTGGACCATACTACATCATTACTCTTTATGGGCTGCTGGTCCCAGGATGTGAATGGATGCCAGACCTAGCTCTTGTACACTCGGGGGCTTTGGCACAG GCCCAGTTCTCTCATATCGGTGCGTCTCTTCACACTCGGACGCCATTCTCCTACAGAGTACCTGCTGACAGCCAGACTGTCTTCTTGTTGGTCAACGTCCTCTATGCTCTGGTGCCTCAGTTTCTGTGCTATCGCTGCTCCACCAGGCCTGCCTTCTTCCTGTCAAGGTCCACTGCAAACAAAAAGAGTGAATGA
- the LOC115412380 gene encoding BTB/POZ domain-containing protein 1-like isoform X1 → MATGGGGGVGGGLASNHDGQEPASNSGQSGAAAAGLSGAPAPAPAPSASPPVLGLHREPMYNWQATKSSLKERFAFLFNNELLSDVRFIVGKGRQAQRIPAHKFVLAAGSAVFDAMFNGGMATTSAEIELPDVEPAAFLALLRFLYSDEVHIGPETVMTTLYTAKKYAVPALEGHCVEFLTKHLRADNAFMLLTQARLFDEPQLASLCLDTIDKSTADAINAEGFTDIDLDTLCAVLERDTLSIRENRLFGAVVRWAEAECYRQQLPPTSENKQKVLGKALPLIRFPLMTVEEFAAGPAQSGILFDREVVNLFLHFTVNPKPRVDYIDRPRCCLRGEECSINRFQQVESRWGYSGTSDRIRFNVNRRISIVGFGLYGSIHGPTDYQVNIQIIESDKRVTLGQNDTGFSCDGTANTFRVMFKEPVEILPNVSYTACATLKGPDSHYGTKGLKKVTQESATGTKTTFFFFSSPGNNNGTSVEDGQIPEIIYYT, encoded by the exons ATGGCGACCGGGGGCGGTGGCGGCGTCGGCGGCGGCTTGGCGTCAAATCATGACGGTCAAGAACCAGCATCCAACTCGGGTCAGTCCGGAGCCGCAGCCGCCGGGCTCTCCGGTGCACCGGCCCCGGCTCCTGCCCCGTCCGCCTCCCCGCCTGTCCTCGGCCTTCACCGGGAGCCCATGTACAACTGGCAGGCAACAAAGAGCTCCCTGAAGGAGCGCTTCGCCTTCCTCTTCAACAACGAACTGCTCAGCGACGTCCGGTTCATCGTGGGGAAAGGCAGGCAGGCCCAGAGGATACCGGCTCATAAATTCGTGCTGGCCGCCGGCAGTGCTGTTTTTGATGCCATGTTCAACGGCGGGATGGCGACGACCTCCGCTGAGATAGAGCTGCCTGATGTGGAACCGGCAGCTTTTCTAGCCCTGCTCAG GTTCCTTTACTCTGACGAGGTCCATATTGGTCCAGAAACTGTGATGACAACTCTGTACACGGCTAAGAAGTACGCCGTTCCAGCTCTAGAGGGTCACTGTGTGGAATTCCTCACCAAGCACCTCAGAGCTGACAATGCTTTCATGCTCCTCACTCAG GCCAGATTATTCGATGAGCCTCAGCTTGCCAGTCTCTGCCTGGACACGATAGACAAAAGCACTGCAGATGCAATAAACGCCGAGGGCTTCACAGACATTGACCTTG ACACTTTATGTGCAGTGTTGGAAAGAGACACGCTGAGCATCAGGGAGAACCGTCTGTTTGGGGCAGTGGTGCGCTGGGCGGAGGCAGAGTGTTACCGACAACAGCTTCCCCCCACCTCAGAGAACAAACAGAAGGTTCTGGGAAAAGCCCTCCCACTCATACGCTTCCCACTCATGACTGTTGAGGAGTTCGCTGCAG GGCCTGCCCAGTCTGGGATATTGTTCGATCGGGAGGTGGTAAATCTGTTTTTACACTTTACAGTAAACCCCAAACCTCGGGTCGACTACATTGACAGGCCCCGCTGCTGCCTCAGGGGGGAGGAATGCAGCATTAATAGATTCCAGCAGGTTGAGAGTCGGTGGGGGTACAGCGGTACCAGCGACAGAATCAG GTTCAATGTAAACAGAAGAATATCTATAGTGGGTTTTGGCTTGTACGGTTCAATACATGGACCCACAGATTATCAGGTCAACATACAG ATCATCGAGAGCGACAAGCGCGTCACCCTCGGTCAGAACGACACAGGTTTCAGTTGTGACGGCACAGCGAATACTTTCAGAGTGATGTTCAAAGAGCCTGTGGAGATCCTCCCTAATGTCAGCTACACTGCATGTGCCACTTTAAAG GGCCCAGACTCCCATTACGGCACCAAAGGGTTGAAGAAAGTAACCCAGGAATCAGCAACAGGGACCAAGACCACCTTTTTCTTCTTTAGTTCACCTGGAAATAACAATGGTACATCAGTGGAGGATGGACAGATACCAGAGATCATTTACTACACTTAG